TGTTCCAGTCGTGGCCTTCATCACCGGGGAATACCACGGCCTGGCGTGCGTCGGTGCCGGTGAAGGTGAAGGTGACGGTCTCGTTGATGCCTGTGGCCGTGGTCGACACCTTGAAGTCGGCAGTGGGCATGGCTACCTGTTCGTCGGAGCTACAGGCTGCGCAGAGGAGTGTAGCGAGCGCCAAATATATGATAATAGAATATTTATTCATAGGAAACGATGATGTGTTAGAGTTAGTAACCAGGATTCTGACTGACGATGCCGTTGGTGACGTCGACCTCGTTCTGGGGGATGGGAAACAGTTCGTGTACGCCCTCGATATAGTTCTTGCCGCGTCCCCATACCTGCTCAGAGGCCAGGTTGTGTAGGATGGTGGCGGCACGTCCCTGGCGGACGATGTCGAAGTAGCGGTCCCACAGGTGGCAGAGCTCAATGCGCCGCTCGGTCCATATCTGTGAGCGCATCTCGAGATAGGTGCCGGCAGTGTAGAGTGTGGAGACGTTGGTAATCTCGTTGGCCACAGCCTTCACACGGTTGAGCTGGGTGAGCGACTCCTCGCGTCGTCCCACCTCGTTGAGTGCCTCGGCATACATCAGCACCACGTCGCTGTAGATGATGACGCGGCGGTTCTTGGCATTGTCGTTGCTGTCCAGCGGCCGTTCGTTCTTGGGGGTGTACCACTTCATGCAGCCATAGCGGGTGGCGGGCACCTCCAGACGCTCGTTGTCGAAGGTGGCACTGGCATGGAGCAGGATGATGACATCGCGGCGCGGATCGTTGGCCACGGCATTGCGAAAGGAGGTGGAGGCCCACAGACGGTTCCAGAACAGGTCGTTCATGATGCCCATGCCCTCGTTGTCGTCGTCGCTCTTGCCCGTGGCACTCTCCTTGAACACGATCTCGAAGACGGAGCGCGAGCAGAACTCGCCCATCTGGTAGTAGAGGTCGCGGTAGTGGAGCGTGGAGCCGTCGTAGCTGGACTTCGACACCAGCGAATAGATGTTGGCCAGGGCAGGCAGGGCGGTGTCCTCGGTGGTATAGACCTCTCCTGAGAGCAGTTTCTCGCGTGGCTTGAACCACAGTCGGCGCATCAGCTGGTCCCACGTCTCGTCGTACTGGTCGAGGTGCAGGATGTCACGGTAGGTGAGCGTCTGTCCGGTGATGAAGTAGTCGCCGAGCAGGGCTATCTCTTTCCACTTGTCGGAAAGCTTGCCTGGCGTAGCCTCGTACATGAGCACCTTCATGAGCAGGGCCACACAGGCTCCGCAGCCCACCTTGCCGCTGGAGGCATCGGTATATTTGGCGTCGAGCATGCAGGCAGCCTCGCGCAGATCGCGCTCTATGTAGGCATAGACCTCTTCCTTGCTGGAGCGGGGGATGGTCAGGCGGTTGATGTCCTCAGTCTCAGGACGGATGGGCACACCGCCGAAAGTGCGGACGAGCTCGAAATAGAAGTAGGCACGCAGGAACTTTGCCTGACCGAGGATGGCCCGCACCGTGGTGTAGTTGCTGGCATCGTCGCTGGAGAACTTCACACTGTTGATATGTGAGATGAGCTGGTTGGCACGGTTGATGCCACGATACATGATCTGATAGCGACGCAACAGCCAATCGTTGGAGGTGTCGAAGCGGAAGTTCACCAGTTCGGCTATCTGCGACGTGCCGTTCTCGTCGGTACCTACGACGTCGTCGCCGCAGGCCTCGCCGAAGATCCATGCGCAGTTGGTAAACTGGTTGCTCTGCAGCACGTCATAGACGGCATTGAGGCCCTCCTGCAACTCGTACTTCGTCTTGTAGAAGCTGTCGGGGGTAGAGGCTCCCTGCACCTCCTTCTCGAGGAAGTCGCTACAGGCGGTGAACAGCAGTGCAGCCACTACAATGTAAAAATTACAAAATATAAATGGTTTTATCCTTTTCATAATTGTCGAGTCATTTACATTATTGATTTTTAAAATTTTTACATTTCTCAGAACGTCAGGTTCAGACCGAAGGTGAAGTTGCGTGCCTGAGGATAGTTACCGTGATCGACTCCCATGTAGAGGTTGTTGGACTCCGAACCGCTGTTGCGGCCTACCTCGGGATCCAGTCCGTTGTACTTGGTGAAGGTCAGCAGGTTGTAGGCCGATATGTAGGCCTGCAGCCCCTGCAGATGGAGTTTGCTGACCAGATGCTGTGGTACGTTGTAGCTGAGTCGCACATCCTTCAGACGCATGTAGGAGCCGTTCTTGACATAGAAGTCGCTGGCACGGTAGTTCTTGGAGTTGTCGGCCTGGCGCAGGTCGGGCACGGAGGCCGTGGGGTTGGCGGGCCAGAAGGAGCGGTTGGCCTCGTAGTCGCCAGCCCAGTGGTTCTGTCGCAACTCGGTATAGACGTTGCCTGTGCCGTGATTGGAGTTGAGGTAGTACTCCATGACATTGAAGATGTCGTTGCCTACCTGTCCCTGTAGGAACACGGTGAGTTCCAAGTTCTTGTAGCCGAAGGTCATGGGCACGCCGAAGGTGAAGTCGGGATGGGGCGACCCCAGATAGGTACGGTCTTCGGAGTCAATCTTTCCGTCGTTGTTCAGGTCCTTGAAACGGAAGTCGCCGGGCTTGGTGACACCGTCGTTCTGGGCAGAATTCTGTATCTCGTCCATGGTCTGGAAGATGCCGTCGGTGACATAGCCGAAGAAGCAGGCGATAGGCCGGCCCACCTCGGTCTTGGTGACATAGTTCAGGATGCTGTTTTCATTGAGGTAGGCACCATAGACGGGCTCGTTGCCAGTGCCCAGGGAGACCACTTCGTTCTTATTGAACGAGATGTTGAAGCCTACCTCGTAACGGAAGTCCTTGCCCACCCGGTCTTTCCAGGCCATCTGAATCTCGAGTCCCTTGTTGTCCACTGAACCGGCATTGACCATAGGTGCCGTCACCAGGCCTGCGGCATTGGTGACAGGAACATTGAGCAGCATGTCGTCGGTGCGCTTGGTATAGAGCTCGAAGCTGGCTGTCAACCGGTTGTCGAGGAAGCCGAGGTCGAGACCGATGTTGTACGACTTGGTCTTCTCCCACTTGATATGGTCGTTGCCCATCGAGGTGGCAGCGACACCCGACTGGGTGACGTGGGCACCGGTGCCGTAGGAATAGTTCAGGTCGTTGTTCAGTATGGTGTAGCGGGCATAGTCGCCAATGCGGTTGTTACCCAGAATACCCCATCCGAGGCGCAGCTTACCGTTGCTGAGCCACTTGAGCGACTCCATGAAGGGCTCGTTGAAGAAGCGCCATCCTATGGATGCCGAGGGGAAATAGCCCCAGCGCTCGTTCTTGTGGAACTTCGACGAGGCGTCGGCACGGAAGTTGACCTGTAGCAGATAGGTGTCATTGAAGCTGTAGTTCACACGTCCCAGGAATCCCAGTGCCGACCACTCGGTGAGTCCTCCCGACGTGCGGTCGCCGAAGAATGCTGCCGAGAGGTAGCGCAGGTTCTCCTCGTTCGACGAGGTGCCCTGTTTCGAGGCCGAGATATTCTCAATGCTCTGCTGTTCGGCTGTCTGACCGGCAGTGATGCCGATATTGTGTGCTCCTGTCTTCATCTGGAATGTCAGCAGGTTGTTGACTTCCCACTTGTTGGTCTTCTTCGACACGCGATTCACCGATGTCATATCGTCGGGAATGACAAATTCCTCCTCCAGCTTGCCCACCTCGCCAAAGGCATAGGTGTTGTAGAAGTCGGCATAGTCGGAGAACTTGAACTGGTAGGTGAGGTACTTGTTGATGTTGGCCGTCAGGTCGATGTTGGCATCGATGCGGTTGGACTTGGCCTGGTTGTGGTTCCTGGCCAACTGTGCCAGCGGATGGTC
The sequence above is a segment of the Prevotella sp. E9-3 genome. Coding sequences within it:
- a CDS encoding RagB/SusD family nutrient uptake outer membrane protein, coding for MKRIKPFIFCNFYIVVAALLFTACSDFLEKEVQGASTPDSFYKTKYELQEGLNAVYDVLQSNQFTNCAWIFGEACGDDVVGTDENGTSQIAELVNFRFDTSNDWLLRRYQIMYRGINRANQLISHINSVKFSSDDASNYTTVRAILGQAKFLRAYFYFELVRTFGGVPIRPETEDINRLTIPRSSKEEVYAYIERDLREAACMLDAKYTDASSGKVGCGACVALLMKVLMYEATPGKLSDKWKEIALLGDYFITGQTLTYRDILHLDQYDETWDQLMRRLWFKPREKLLSGEVYTTEDTALPALANIYSLVSKSSYDGSTLHYRDLYYQMGEFCSRSVFEIVFKESATGKSDDDNEGMGIMNDLFWNRLWASTSFRNAVANDPRRDVIILLHASATFDNERLEVPATRYGCMKWYTPKNERPLDSNDNAKNRRVIIYSDVVLMYAEALNEVGRREESLTQLNRVKAVANEITNVSTLYTAGTYLEMRSQIWTERRIELCHLWDRYFDIVRQGRAATILHNLASEQVWGRGKNYIEGVHELFPIPQNEVDVTNGIVSQNPGY
- a CDS encoding TonB-dependent receptor, producing MKRLLSLCSLLCIAIIAMGQGLKGVVVDEATQEPLMGVTVMTEKGHTGAITNIDGEFTIAVSVGTPLKVSYMGYATQSVKASANMRIVLKETSRELSDVVVIGYGVQRKSDITGAISSVSAKDLTAAPVANTVQALAGRAAGVQVMTNTGAPGGSTTIKIRGTGTVNDSDPLYVVDGFIVNNIDHLNPYDIQNVEVLKDAASSSIYGARSANGVVLITTKGGQSGKMKITLDTYWGISNPWKEIKVMGVEDFALMRDYNTGLSNYSSDGQLYYSKDAEGNYYFDEGKKHRLDSISANSPDSWWKAVTRTGFKHQYNLSVSGGTDKTKFMVSGNYYGENGVVRTSDYERVSLRLNLTNKLTRWLSLRTSLLYTSDDRSLISEGQNSVLKRALNQSPLVCTYNTKGYWTEDHPLAQLARNHNQAKSNRIDANIDLTANINKYLTYQFKFSDYADFYNTYAFGEVGKLEEEFVIPDDMTSVNRVSKKTNKWEVNNLLTFQMKTGAHNIGITAGQTAEQQSIENISASKQGTSSNEENLRYLSAAFFGDRTSGGLTEWSALGFLGRVNYSFNDTYLLQVNFRADASSKFHKNERWGYFPSASIGWRFFNEPFMESLKWLSNGKLRLGWGILGNNRIGDYARYTILNNDLNYSYGTGAHVTQSGVAATSMGNDHIKWEKTKSYNIGLDLGFLDNRLTASFELYTKRTDDMLLNVPVTNAAGLVTAPMVNAGSVDNKGLEIQMAWKDRVGKDFRYEVGFNISFNKNEVVSLGTGNEPVYGAYLNENSILNYVTKTEVGRPIACFFGYVTDGIFQTMDEIQNSAQNDGVTKPGDFRFKDLNNDGKIDSEDRTYLGSPHPDFTFGVPMTFGYKNLELTVFLQGQVGNDIFNVMEYYLNSNHGTGNVYTELRQNHWAGDYEANRSFWPANPTASVPDLRQADNSKNYRASDFYVKNGSYMRLKDVRLSYNVPQHLVSKLHLQGLQAYISAYNLLTFTKYNGLDPEVGRNSGSESNNLYMGVDHGNYPQARNFTFGLNLTF